The following proteins come from a genomic window of Andrena cerasifolii isolate SP2316 chromosome 6, iyAndCera1_principal, whole genome shotgun sequence:
- the LOC143369894 gene encoding DENN domain-containing protein 1B isoform X5 translates to MGSRLRDNVQHLFECFCEVAAPLGEKPPWILQKYPSSFSDEEILKSVPKFAYPCEIENLLVQHFSFVLTSIDSKWTFGFCRHDPKTDTALVILSALPWHEIFYKLLNNIATLMSSGTGEDLWKFLETVYKSTVPIPGSSISIPVPNSKVNFLCQSPKQFQLPSIPENRNLTEYYSAVDAHNMMIVFASMLYERRIIFTSKRLSRLSACVQACNALIYPMIWQHIYIPVLPLSLIDYLLAPMPFLIGVPVPTLQRVRKNDLGEVVILDADNNTIESPFQDLESLPQDVVVNLKKALRNRPALLGDGVSRAFLRALVQLTAGYRDALTLEQGQSITFNQNAFVESRPSSMQPFLRKMLELQIFQQFIEERLNMLNSGLGFSDEFEMEACSYSAKSSSKFMQQYREWTYAMRKESSAFFRSVKDKANPAVKYAVKSVKDKGKDMKTAYKGLKWKGRSNRGDTSMRFHQPRSAPSSPTSDRRSIDFTSPPKSPNGFTATTSYRKDLRIRNSNFTDSSRKQYSPLSPSSPEESDSPPERVNIDLMQELRHVIYPNTPPVDRTLKPVRSLDSLRPAWSGHLRHGPPPSTVTDPIETTSAKSLSNVPSSTLINPVARSNVLLDTDGTPVANAQVGDSPEVPDLIRLDSTGSSDDFDPLLSKSAEFAGSKQMTQSLHIPEMGEGLSNPLYPYFQPLHKGTDKQQKSSDNIGDLDLLQAYGLDFNKFRVSNGDSPTKTSTVCSTSESSISNIDSTFSLALNAPAIKSQNNWTKFE, encoded by the exons ATGGGTTCCAGATTGAG GGACAATGTGCAGCATCTGTTTGAGTGTTTCTGCGAAGTAGCCGCGCCGTTAGGAGAGAAACCACCTTGGATACTGCAAAAGTATCCTAGTTCTTTCTCGGACGAGGAAATACTCAAGTCGGTCCCTAAATTTGCCTACCCTTGCGAAATAGAGAA CTTGCTGGTCCAGCACTTTTCATTTGTGCTCACTAGCATAGACTCGAAATGGACGTTTGGATTCTGTCGGCACGACCCCAAAACAGATACAGCTCTGGTAATCTTGAGCGCGCTACCATGGCacgaaatattttacaa GCTTTTAAACAATATTGCAACATTAATGAGCAGTGGCACTGGAGAAGATCTTTGGAAATTTCTTGAAACCGTATACAAGAGTACAGTTCCCATTCCTGGTAGCTCTATATCCATCCCTGTACCAAATTCTAAAGTG AACTTTCTATGCCAAagtccgaaacaatttcaacTACCGAGCATACCAGAGAAC AGGAACTTGACCGAATATTATAGCGCTGTCGATGCTCACAATATGATGATAGTGTTTGCTTCAATGTTATACGAGCGGCGGATTATTTTCACTTCGAAACGTCTTTCAAGATTAAGCGCTTGTGTCCAAGCGTGCAACGCTTTAATTTACCCAATGATTTGGCAACATATATACATCCCAGTTTTGCCACTGTCTTTAATTGATTATTTATTGGCACCAATGCCGTTTTTAATCGGAGTACCCGTTCCAACGCTTCAG AGAGTACGCAAAAATGATTTAGGGGAGGTAGTTATCCTGGATGCCGATAATAATACTATAGAATCGCCGTTCCAAGATCTGGAGTCGTTACCTCAAGATGTA GTGGTAAATTTGAAGAAGGCATTACGTAACAGACCAGCGCTTCTCGGCGACGGGGTGTCGAGGGCATTCTTGCGAGCCTTAGTGCAACTGACTGCTGGTTACAGGGATGCGTTGACTTTAGAGCAAGGGCAGAGCATCACTTTCAATCAGAATGCTTTTGTGGAAAGCAGACCATCCTCCATGCAACCTTTTTTACGGAAAATGCTGGAGCTGCAGATCTTTCAACAG TTTATAGAAGAAAGACTGAACATGCTTAATTCGGGGCTTGGCTTCTCGGATGAATTCGAAATGGAAGCTTGCAGCTATTCCGCGAAATCTAGTAGTAAATTTATGCAACAGTATCGGGAGTGGACTTACGCCATGCGAAAGGAGAGCTCCGCGTTCTTCCGCAGTGTCAAAGATAAG GCCAATCCAGCAGTAAAGTATGCAGTTAAATCA GTGAAAGACAAAGGGAAGGACATGAAAACGGCATACAAGGGTTTAAAATGGAAAG GGCGATCAAACAGAGGCGACACGAGCATGAGATTTCATCAGCCAAGATCCGCACCCAGTTCGCCCACGTCGGATAGGAGGTCCATCGATTTTACGTCTCCGCCGAAATCGCCGAATGGCTTCACGGCCACCACAAGCTACAGGAAAGATCTTCGGATACGTAATAGTAATTTCACCGATTCGAG CAGGAAGCAGTACTCGCCATTAAGTCCCAGCTCGCCAGAGGAATCTGACTCCCCGCCAGAACGGGTGAACATCGATCTTATGCAAGAACTACGTCATGTGATATATCCAAATACACCTCCAGTTGATAGAACA TTGAAACCAGTGCGCAGTTTAGACAGCTTGAGACCTGCATGGAGTGGGCACTTGCGACACGGCCCTCCACCTAGTACAGTCACAGACCCAATCGAAACCACCTCCGCCAAATCTTTGTCCAACGTTCCATCGTCCACCTTAATTAATCCAGTTGCTCGGTCCAACGTTCTGTTAGACACGGACGGCACGCCGGTCGCTAATGCTCAGGTCGGC GACTCTCCCGAAGTGCCAGATTTAATTAGATTAGACTCGACGGGGAGCAGCGACGACTTTGACCCGCTGCTCTCGAAGTCCGCGGAGTTCGCCGGCTCTAAGCAGATGACGCAATCGTTGCATATTCCGGAAATGGGCGAGGGCCTGAGCAATCCGTTGTACCCGTATTTCCAGCCGCTGCACAAAGGTACCGACAAGCAGCAGAAATCATCGGACAACATCGGCGACCTGGATCTGCTGCAAGCGTACGGTTTAGACTTTAATAAATTTCGGGTAAGTAACGGCGACTCACCGACGAAAACCTCTACAGTGTGTAGCACATCCGAGAGCAGTATTAGTAATATCGATAGCACGTTCAGCTTAGCGCTGAACGCCCCCGCCATTAAATCGCAGAACAATTGGACGAAATTTGAATAA
- the LOC143369894 gene encoding DENN domain-containing protein 1B isoform X6, which produces MGSRLRDNVQHLFECFCEVAAPLGEKPPWILQKYPSSFSDEEILKSVPKFAYPCEIENLLVQHFSFVLTSIDSKWTFGFCRHDPKTDTALVILSALPWHEIFYKLLNNIATLMSSGTGEDLWKFLETVYKSTVPIPGSSISIPVPNSKVNFLCQSPKQFQLPSIPENRNLTEYYSAVDAHNMMIVFASMLYERRIIFTSKRLSRLSACVQACNALIYPMIWQHIYIPVLPLSLIDYLLAPMPFLIGVPVPTLQRVRKNDLGEVVILDADNNTIESPFQDLESLPQDVVVNLKKALRNRPALLGDGVSRAFLRALVQLTAGYRDALTLEQGQSITFNQNAFVESRPSSMQPFLRKMLELQIFQQFIEERLNMLNSGLGFSDEFEMEACSYSAKSSSKFMQQYREWTYAMRKESSAFFRSVKDKANPAVKYAVKSVKDKGKDMKTAYKGLKWKGRSNRGDTSMRFHQPRSAPSSPTSDRRSIDFTSPPKSPNGFTATTSYRKDLRIRNSNFTDSSRKQYSPLSPSSPEESDSPPERVNIDLMQELRHVIYPNTPPVDRTDSPEVPDLIRLDSTGSSDDFDPLLSKSAEFAGSKQMTQSLHIPEMGEGLSNPLYPYFQPLHKGTDKQQKSSDNIGDLDLLQAYGLDFNKFRVSNGDSPTKTSTVCSTSESSISNIDSTFSLALNAPAIKSQNNWTKFE; this is translated from the exons ATGGGTTCCAGATTGAG GGACAATGTGCAGCATCTGTTTGAGTGTTTCTGCGAAGTAGCCGCGCCGTTAGGAGAGAAACCACCTTGGATACTGCAAAAGTATCCTAGTTCTTTCTCGGACGAGGAAATACTCAAGTCGGTCCCTAAATTTGCCTACCCTTGCGAAATAGAGAA CTTGCTGGTCCAGCACTTTTCATTTGTGCTCACTAGCATAGACTCGAAATGGACGTTTGGATTCTGTCGGCACGACCCCAAAACAGATACAGCTCTGGTAATCTTGAGCGCGCTACCATGGCacgaaatattttacaa GCTTTTAAACAATATTGCAACATTAATGAGCAGTGGCACTGGAGAAGATCTTTGGAAATTTCTTGAAACCGTATACAAGAGTACAGTTCCCATTCCTGGTAGCTCTATATCCATCCCTGTACCAAATTCTAAAGTG AACTTTCTATGCCAAagtccgaaacaatttcaacTACCGAGCATACCAGAGAAC AGGAACTTGACCGAATATTATAGCGCTGTCGATGCTCACAATATGATGATAGTGTTTGCTTCAATGTTATACGAGCGGCGGATTATTTTCACTTCGAAACGTCTTTCAAGATTAAGCGCTTGTGTCCAAGCGTGCAACGCTTTAATTTACCCAATGATTTGGCAACATATATACATCCCAGTTTTGCCACTGTCTTTAATTGATTATTTATTGGCACCAATGCCGTTTTTAATCGGAGTACCCGTTCCAACGCTTCAG AGAGTACGCAAAAATGATTTAGGGGAGGTAGTTATCCTGGATGCCGATAATAATACTATAGAATCGCCGTTCCAAGATCTGGAGTCGTTACCTCAAGATGTA GTGGTAAATTTGAAGAAGGCATTACGTAACAGACCAGCGCTTCTCGGCGACGGGGTGTCGAGGGCATTCTTGCGAGCCTTAGTGCAACTGACTGCTGGTTACAGGGATGCGTTGACTTTAGAGCAAGGGCAGAGCATCACTTTCAATCAGAATGCTTTTGTGGAAAGCAGACCATCCTCCATGCAACCTTTTTTACGGAAAATGCTGGAGCTGCAGATCTTTCAACAG TTTATAGAAGAAAGACTGAACATGCTTAATTCGGGGCTTGGCTTCTCGGATGAATTCGAAATGGAAGCTTGCAGCTATTCCGCGAAATCTAGTAGTAAATTTATGCAACAGTATCGGGAGTGGACTTACGCCATGCGAAAGGAGAGCTCCGCGTTCTTCCGCAGTGTCAAAGATAAG GCCAATCCAGCAGTAAAGTATGCAGTTAAATCA GTGAAAGACAAAGGGAAGGACATGAAAACGGCATACAAGGGTTTAAAATGGAAAG GGCGATCAAACAGAGGCGACACGAGCATGAGATTTCATCAGCCAAGATCCGCACCCAGTTCGCCCACGTCGGATAGGAGGTCCATCGATTTTACGTCTCCGCCGAAATCGCCGAATGGCTTCACGGCCACCACAAGCTACAGGAAAGATCTTCGGATACGTAATAGTAATTTCACCGATTCGAG CAGGAAGCAGTACTCGCCATTAAGTCCCAGCTCGCCAGAGGAATCTGACTCCCCGCCAGAACGGGTGAACATCGATCTTATGCAAGAACTACGTCATGTGATATATCCAAATACACCTCCAGTTGATAGAACA GACTCTCCCGAAGTGCCAGATTTAATTAGATTAGACTCGACGGGGAGCAGCGACGACTTTGACCCGCTGCTCTCGAAGTCCGCGGAGTTCGCCGGCTCTAAGCAGATGACGCAATCGTTGCATATTCCGGAAATGGGCGAGGGCCTGAGCAATCCGTTGTACCCGTATTTCCAGCCGCTGCACAAAGGTACCGACAAGCAGCAGAAATCATCGGACAACATCGGCGACCTGGATCTGCTGCAAGCGTACGGTTTAGACTTTAATAAATTTCGGGTAAGTAACGGCGACTCACCGACGAAAACCTCTACAGTGTGTAGCACATCCGAGAGCAGTATTAGTAATATCGATAGCACGTTCAGCTTAGCGCTGAACGCCCCCGCCATTAAATCGCAGAACAATTGGACGAAATTTGAATAA
- the LOC143369894 gene encoding uncharacterized protein LOC143369894 isoform X2 — protein sequence MGSRLRDNVQHLFECFCEVAAPLGEKPPWILQKYPSSFSDEEILKSVPKFAYPCEIENLLVQHFSFVLTSIDSKWTFGFCRHDPKTDTALVILSALPWHEIFYKLLNNIATLMSSGTGEDLWKFLETVYKSTVPIPGSSISIPVPNSKNFLCQSPKQFQLPSIPENRNLTEYYSAVDAHNMMIVFASMLYERRIIFTSKRLSRLSACVQACNALIYPMIWQHIYIPVLPLSLIDYLLAPMPFLIGVPVPTLQRVRKNDLGEVVILDADNNTIESPFQDLESLPQDVVVNLKKALRNRPALLGDGVSRAFLRALVQLTAGYRDALTLEQGQSITFNQNAFVESRPSSMQPFLRKMLELQIFQQFIEERLNMLNSGLGFSDEFEMEACSYSAKSSSKFMQQYREWTYAMRKESSAFFRSVKDKANPAVKYAVKSVKDKGKDMKTAYKGLKWKGRSNRGDTSMRFHQPRSAPSSPTSDRRSIDFTSPPKSPNGFTATTSYRKDLRIRNSNFTDSSRKQYSPLSPSSPEESDSPPERVNIDLMQELRHVIYPNTPPVDRTLKPVRSLDSLRPAWSGHLRHGPPPSTVTDPIETTSAKSLSNVPSSTLINPVARSNVLLDTDGTPVANAQVGVSKTTALDSLASQSQATDNASSLFVSQRNTGDTQSNELIKYNYNASLHSQKVDSKQSKSYSERCSKNIRFYTDDILTNCEPETGDSSFDTPLKHLDANARVKENDPFDTSKVFTPSYLQSSVFQSTNASVSVNSHVPSHAFSSTSCSAHSKDSPEVPDLIRLDSTGSSDDFDPLLSKSAEFAGSKQMTQSLHIPEMGEGLSNPLYPYFQPLHKGTDKQQKSSDNIGDLDLLQAYGLDFNKFRVSNGDSPTKTSTVCSTSESSISNIDSTFSLALNAPAIKSQNNWTKFE from the exons ATGGGTTCCAGATTGAG GGACAATGTGCAGCATCTGTTTGAGTGTTTCTGCGAAGTAGCCGCGCCGTTAGGAGAGAAACCACCTTGGATACTGCAAAAGTATCCTAGTTCTTTCTCGGACGAGGAAATACTCAAGTCGGTCCCTAAATTTGCCTACCCTTGCGAAATAGAGAA CTTGCTGGTCCAGCACTTTTCATTTGTGCTCACTAGCATAGACTCGAAATGGACGTTTGGATTCTGTCGGCACGACCCCAAAACAGATACAGCTCTGGTAATCTTGAGCGCGCTACCATGGCacgaaatattttacaa GCTTTTAAACAATATTGCAACATTAATGAGCAGTGGCACTGGAGAAGATCTTTGGAAATTTCTTGAAACCGTATACAAGAGTACAGTTCCCATTCCTGGTAGCTCTATATCCATCCCTGTACCAAATTCTAAA AACTTTCTATGCCAAagtccgaaacaatttcaacTACCGAGCATACCAGAGAAC AGGAACTTGACCGAATATTATAGCGCTGTCGATGCTCACAATATGATGATAGTGTTTGCTTCAATGTTATACGAGCGGCGGATTATTTTCACTTCGAAACGTCTTTCAAGATTAAGCGCTTGTGTCCAAGCGTGCAACGCTTTAATTTACCCAATGATTTGGCAACATATATACATCCCAGTTTTGCCACTGTCTTTAATTGATTATTTATTGGCACCAATGCCGTTTTTAATCGGAGTACCCGTTCCAACGCTTCAG AGAGTACGCAAAAATGATTTAGGGGAGGTAGTTATCCTGGATGCCGATAATAATACTATAGAATCGCCGTTCCAAGATCTGGAGTCGTTACCTCAAGATGTA GTGGTAAATTTGAAGAAGGCATTACGTAACAGACCAGCGCTTCTCGGCGACGGGGTGTCGAGGGCATTCTTGCGAGCCTTAGTGCAACTGACTGCTGGTTACAGGGATGCGTTGACTTTAGAGCAAGGGCAGAGCATCACTTTCAATCAGAATGCTTTTGTGGAAAGCAGACCATCCTCCATGCAACCTTTTTTACGGAAAATGCTGGAGCTGCAGATCTTTCAACAG TTTATAGAAGAAAGACTGAACATGCTTAATTCGGGGCTTGGCTTCTCGGATGAATTCGAAATGGAAGCTTGCAGCTATTCCGCGAAATCTAGTAGTAAATTTATGCAACAGTATCGGGAGTGGACTTACGCCATGCGAAAGGAGAGCTCCGCGTTCTTCCGCAGTGTCAAAGATAAG GCCAATCCAGCAGTAAAGTATGCAGTTAAATCA GTGAAAGACAAAGGGAAGGACATGAAAACGGCATACAAGGGTTTAAAATGGAAAG GGCGATCAAACAGAGGCGACACGAGCATGAGATTTCATCAGCCAAGATCCGCACCCAGTTCGCCCACGTCGGATAGGAGGTCCATCGATTTTACGTCTCCGCCGAAATCGCCGAATGGCTTCACGGCCACCACAAGCTACAGGAAAGATCTTCGGATACGTAATAGTAATTTCACCGATTCGAG CAGGAAGCAGTACTCGCCATTAAGTCCCAGCTCGCCAGAGGAATCTGACTCCCCGCCAGAACGGGTGAACATCGATCTTATGCAAGAACTACGTCATGTGATATATCCAAATACACCTCCAGTTGATAGAACA TTGAAACCAGTGCGCAGTTTAGACAGCTTGAGACCTGCATGGAGTGGGCACTTGCGACACGGCCCTCCACCTAGTACAGTCACAGACCCAATCGAAACCACCTCCGCCAAATCTTTGTCCAACGTTCCATCGTCCACCTTAATTAATCCAGTTGCTCGGTCCAACGTTCTGTTAGACACGGACGGCACGCCGGTCGCTAATGCTCAGGTCGGCGTAAGTAAAACGACTGCGCTCGATTCTTTGGCCTCGCAGAGCCAAGCGACCGACAACGCGTCATCTTTATTTGTCTCGCAGAGAAATACAGGCGATACACAGTCGAATGAACTCATAAAGTACAACTACAACGCGTCCTTGCATTCACAGAAAGTAGATTCGAAGCAATCTAAAAGCTACTCCGAACGTTGCTCAAAAAACATCAGATTTTACACCGATGATATCCTTACGAATTGCGAGCCGGAAACAGGCGACAGTTCTTTCGACACGCCTCTGAAACATTTAGACGCTAATGCCCGCGTTAAAGAGAACGATCCTTTCGATACGAGCAAAGTGTTCACGCCTTCCTATTTGCAATCATCGGtctttcaatctacaaacgcaTCGGTATCTGTCAATTCTCACGTTCCATCCCATGCATTCAGTAGTACATCCTGCTCTGCGCATTCAAAG GACTCTCCCGAAGTGCCAGATTTAATTAGATTAGACTCGACGGGGAGCAGCGACGACTTTGACCCGCTGCTCTCGAAGTCCGCGGAGTTCGCCGGCTCTAAGCAGATGACGCAATCGTTGCATATTCCGGAAATGGGCGAGGGCCTGAGCAATCCGTTGTACCCGTATTTCCAGCCGCTGCACAAAGGTACCGACAAGCAGCAGAAATCATCGGACAACATCGGCGACCTGGATCTGCTGCAAGCGTACGGTTTAGACTTTAATAAATTTCGGGTAAGTAACGGCGACTCACCGACGAAAACCTCTACAGTGTGTAGCACATCCGAGAGCAGTATTAGTAATATCGATAGCACGTTCAGCTTAGCGCTGAACGCCCCCGCCATTAAATCGCAGAACAATTGGACGAAATTTGAATAA
- the LOC143369894 gene encoding uncharacterized protein LOC143369894 isoform X3 — MGSRLRDNVQHLFECFCEVAAPLGEKPPWILQKYPSSFSDEEILKSVPKFAYPCEIENLLVQHFSFVLTSIDSKWTFGFCRHDPKTDTALVILSALPWHEIFYKLLNNIATLMSSGTGEDLWKFLETVYKSTVPIPGSSISIPVPNSKVNFLCQSPKQFQLPSIPENRNLTEYYSAVDAHNMMIVFASMLYERRIIFTSKRLSRLSACVQACNALIYPMIWQHIYIPVLPLSLIDYLLAPMPFLIGVPVPTLQRVRKNDLGEVVILDADNNTIESPFQDLESLPQDVVVNLKKALRNRPALLGDGVSRAFLRALVQLTAGYRDALTLEQGQSITFNQNAFVESRPSSMQPFLRKMLELQIFQQFIEERLNMLNSGLGFSDEFEMEACSYSAKSSSKFMQQYREWTYAMRKESSAFFRSVKDKVKDKGKDMKTAYKGLKWKGRSNRGDTSMRFHQPRSAPSSPTSDRRSIDFTSPPKSPNGFTATTSYRKDLRIRNSNFTDSSRKQYSPLSPSSPEESDSPPERVNIDLMQELRHVIYPNTPPVDRTLKPVRSLDSLRPAWSGHLRHGPPPSTVTDPIETTSAKSLSNVPSSTLINPVARSNVLLDTDGTPVANAQVGVSKTTALDSLASQSQATDNASSLFVSQRNTGDTQSNELIKYNYNASLHSQKVDSKQSKSYSERCSKNIRFYTDDILTNCEPETGDSSFDTPLKHLDANARVKENDPFDTSKVFTPSYLQSSVFQSTNASVSVNSHVPSHAFSSTSCSAHSKDSPEVPDLIRLDSTGSSDDFDPLLSKSAEFAGSKQMTQSLHIPEMGEGLSNPLYPYFQPLHKGTDKQQKSSDNIGDLDLLQAYGLDFNKFRVSNGDSPTKTSTVCSTSESSISNIDSTFSLALNAPAIKSQNNWTKFE; from the exons ATGGGTTCCAGATTGAG GGACAATGTGCAGCATCTGTTTGAGTGTTTCTGCGAAGTAGCCGCGCCGTTAGGAGAGAAACCACCTTGGATACTGCAAAAGTATCCTAGTTCTTTCTCGGACGAGGAAATACTCAAGTCGGTCCCTAAATTTGCCTACCCTTGCGAAATAGAGAA CTTGCTGGTCCAGCACTTTTCATTTGTGCTCACTAGCATAGACTCGAAATGGACGTTTGGATTCTGTCGGCACGACCCCAAAACAGATACAGCTCTGGTAATCTTGAGCGCGCTACCATGGCacgaaatattttacaa GCTTTTAAACAATATTGCAACATTAATGAGCAGTGGCACTGGAGAAGATCTTTGGAAATTTCTTGAAACCGTATACAAGAGTACAGTTCCCATTCCTGGTAGCTCTATATCCATCCCTGTACCAAATTCTAAAGTG AACTTTCTATGCCAAagtccgaaacaatttcaacTACCGAGCATACCAGAGAAC AGGAACTTGACCGAATATTATAGCGCTGTCGATGCTCACAATATGATGATAGTGTTTGCTTCAATGTTATACGAGCGGCGGATTATTTTCACTTCGAAACGTCTTTCAAGATTAAGCGCTTGTGTCCAAGCGTGCAACGCTTTAATTTACCCAATGATTTGGCAACATATATACATCCCAGTTTTGCCACTGTCTTTAATTGATTATTTATTGGCACCAATGCCGTTTTTAATCGGAGTACCCGTTCCAACGCTTCAG AGAGTACGCAAAAATGATTTAGGGGAGGTAGTTATCCTGGATGCCGATAATAATACTATAGAATCGCCGTTCCAAGATCTGGAGTCGTTACCTCAAGATGTA GTGGTAAATTTGAAGAAGGCATTACGTAACAGACCAGCGCTTCTCGGCGACGGGGTGTCGAGGGCATTCTTGCGAGCCTTAGTGCAACTGACTGCTGGTTACAGGGATGCGTTGACTTTAGAGCAAGGGCAGAGCATCACTTTCAATCAGAATGCTTTTGTGGAAAGCAGACCATCCTCCATGCAACCTTTTTTACGGAAAATGCTGGAGCTGCAGATCTTTCAACAG TTTATAGAAGAAAGACTGAACATGCTTAATTCGGGGCTTGGCTTCTCGGATGAATTCGAAATGGAAGCTTGCAGCTATTCCGCGAAATCTAGTAGTAAATTTATGCAACAGTATCGGGAGTGGACTTACGCCATGCGAAAGGAGAGCTCCGCGTTCTTCCGCAGTGTCAAAGATAAG GTGAAAGACAAAGGGAAGGACATGAAAACGGCATACAAGGGTTTAAAATGGAAAG GGCGATCAAACAGAGGCGACACGAGCATGAGATTTCATCAGCCAAGATCCGCACCCAGTTCGCCCACGTCGGATAGGAGGTCCATCGATTTTACGTCTCCGCCGAAATCGCCGAATGGCTTCACGGCCACCACAAGCTACAGGAAAGATCTTCGGATACGTAATAGTAATTTCACCGATTCGAG CAGGAAGCAGTACTCGCCATTAAGTCCCAGCTCGCCAGAGGAATCTGACTCCCCGCCAGAACGGGTGAACATCGATCTTATGCAAGAACTACGTCATGTGATATATCCAAATACACCTCCAGTTGATAGAACA TTGAAACCAGTGCGCAGTTTAGACAGCTTGAGACCTGCATGGAGTGGGCACTTGCGACACGGCCCTCCACCTAGTACAGTCACAGACCCAATCGAAACCACCTCCGCCAAATCTTTGTCCAACGTTCCATCGTCCACCTTAATTAATCCAGTTGCTCGGTCCAACGTTCTGTTAGACACGGACGGCACGCCGGTCGCTAATGCTCAGGTCGGCGTAAGTAAAACGACTGCGCTCGATTCTTTGGCCTCGCAGAGCCAAGCGACCGACAACGCGTCATCTTTATTTGTCTCGCAGAGAAATACAGGCGATACACAGTCGAATGAACTCATAAAGTACAACTACAACGCGTCCTTGCATTCACAGAAAGTAGATTCGAAGCAATCTAAAAGCTACTCCGAACGTTGCTCAAAAAACATCAGATTTTACACCGATGATATCCTTACGAATTGCGAGCCGGAAACAGGCGACAGTTCTTTCGACACGCCTCTGAAACATTTAGACGCTAATGCCCGCGTTAAAGAGAACGATCCTTTCGATACGAGCAAAGTGTTCACGCCTTCCTATTTGCAATCATCGGtctttcaatctacaaacgcaTCGGTATCTGTCAATTCTCACGTTCCATCCCATGCATTCAGTAGTACATCCTGCTCTGCGCATTCAAAG GACTCTCCCGAAGTGCCAGATTTAATTAGATTAGACTCGACGGGGAGCAGCGACGACTTTGACCCGCTGCTCTCGAAGTCCGCGGAGTTCGCCGGCTCTAAGCAGATGACGCAATCGTTGCATATTCCGGAAATGGGCGAGGGCCTGAGCAATCCGTTGTACCCGTATTTCCAGCCGCTGCACAAAGGTACCGACAAGCAGCAGAAATCATCGGACAACATCGGCGACCTGGATCTGCTGCAAGCGTACGGTTTAGACTTTAATAAATTTCGGGTAAGTAACGGCGACTCACCGACGAAAACCTCTACAGTGTGTAGCACATCCGAGAGCAGTATTAGTAATATCGATAGCACGTTCAGCTTAGCGCTGAACGCCCCCGCCATTAAATCGCAGAACAATTGGACGAAATTTGAATAA